A single genomic interval of Luteolibacter yonseiensis harbors:
- a CDS encoding VWA domain-containing protein, which yields MDHPPPEGGGAVITLASPWLLLVLPLPLLSRALLPPHREPRPSLHVPFLDRLSRVTGRQPGEGASVPVGTLGRRWVMPFVWLCLVVALARPQWIEPPVSKALPTRDLMIAVDLSGSMETKDFTDASGKSADRLTAVKQVLDGFLSKREGDRVGLLFFGTAPFVQAPFTTDLKVCRQLLDEAQVRMAGPQTAFGDAIGLAITLFERSTMKQKVLIVLTDGNDTASRIPPAKAAEIAKGKGIVIHTVSVGDPRAAGEEALDVPTLQAVAAESGGIYSAASDRRQLEQIYEKLDALETLSTETVSRRPRRDVHHWFIAAAFVLSGIYQTVLVLMRTLRFRPARAPITEGREVPLVS from the coding sequence GTGGATCATCCGCCACCGGAAGGAGGTGGCGCCGTGATCACGCTGGCGTCCCCGTGGTTGTTGCTAGTGCTGCCCCTGCCGCTGCTGTCGCGCGCCCTGCTGCCTCCGCATCGCGAACCGCGCCCTTCGCTCCATGTGCCGTTTCTCGACAGGCTTTCGCGTGTCACGGGCCGCCAACCCGGCGAGGGAGCATCGGTGCCGGTTGGCACCCTGGGCCGCAGGTGGGTCATGCCCTTCGTCTGGCTCTGCCTGGTGGTCGCGCTCGCCAGACCGCAGTGGATCGAGCCACCGGTCTCGAAGGCCTTGCCGACGCGCGATCTCATGATCGCGGTGGATCTCTCCGGCTCCATGGAAACAAAGGATTTCACCGATGCGTCCGGGAAATCCGCCGACCGCCTCACCGCGGTGAAGCAGGTGCTTGATGGATTCCTTTCCAAACGCGAGGGGGATCGTGTGGGCCTGCTTTTCTTCGGCACGGCTCCGTTCGTCCAAGCCCCTTTCACCACCGATCTGAAGGTGTGCCGCCAGCTCCTGGATGAGGCGCAGGTCAGGATGGCCGGGCCGCAGACCGCCTTCGGCGACGCCATCGGCCTCGCGATCACCCTCTTCGAACGGAGCACGATGAAGCAGAAGGTCCTCATCGTGCTGACGGATGGAAACGACACCGCCAGCCGCATTCCACCCGCGAAGGCGGCGGAAATCGCGAAGGGCAAGGGCATCGTGATCCACACGGTCTCGGTCGGAGATCCGCGTGCCGCGGGAGAGGAGGCGCTGGACGTGCCCACGCTCCAGGCGGTGGCTGCTGAAAGCGGAGGCATTTATTCCGCCGCTTCCGACCGCAGGCAGCTCGAACAAATTTATGAGAAACTCGACGCGCTGGAAACCCTCTCCACGGAAACGGTCAGCCGCCGTCCGCGCCGGGACGTCCACCATTGGTTCATCGCCGCCGCCTTCGTTCTTTCCGGAATCTATCAGACGGTGCTCGTCCTGATGCGGACCTTGAGATTCCGCCCCGCGCGGGCACCCATCACGGAGGGGCGGGAGGTCCCCCTGGTTTCATGA
- a CDS encoding DUF58 domain-containing protein — protein sequence MNEAILPSVKPSAPPPVPGVYADMGELVRLRFKSRGISLLPAQPLNSVLAGKHASRLRGRGLNFEEIRRYLPGDDVRQMDWKVTARTRTPHIRVYTEERAREVVLVVDQRLSMFFGSRKNFKSVTAAETAALSAWRVIAAKDRVSGIVFGDSDLTVVPSGGSPPQVMRLLSAVVERNRSLGIDRGIVPGPQMLNTALSRAERLVAHEALVVLISDGQGSDEETRAILSRIAAHNDVVVALVHDPLEGELPTAGNRVFASGGLQLEVDTSDAALRETFREDFQKHLETARRYLLQREVPLLPVSTASDVAPQIRRLLGTRVRR from the coding sequence ATGAACGAAGCCATCCTGCCGTCCGTGAAACCGTCCGCCCCACCGCCGGTGCCGGGCGTTTACGCGGACATGGGGGAGCTCGTCCGGCTGCGGTTCAAGTCCCGCGGCATCAGCCTGCTGCCCGCGCAGCCGCTCAACTCCGTGCTCGCGGGGAAACACGCGTCCCGCCTGCGCGGCCGGGGCCTGAACTTCGAGGAAATCCGCCGCTATCTGCCGGGCGACGACGTCCGCCAGATGGATTGGAAGGTCACCGCGCGCACCCGCACCCCGCACATCCGCGTCTACACCGAGGAGCGTGCCAGGGAGGTGGTGCTGGTGGTGGACCAGCGTCTCTCCATGTTTTTCGGCAGCCGCAAGAACTTCAAATCCGTCACCGCCGCGGAGACCGCCGCGCTCTCCGCCTGGAGGGTCATCGCGGCGAAGGACCGGGTCTCGGGCATCGTATTCGGGGATTCGGACCTGACGGTGGTTCCTTCCGGCGGCAGTCCTCCTCAGGTGATGCGTCTGCTTTCCGCCGTGGTGGAGCGGAACCGTTCGTTGGGAATCGACCGTGGCATCGTGCCGGGTCCGCAAATGCTCAACACCGCACTGTCACGCGCCGAACGGCTGGTCGCGCATGAGGCCCTCGTCGTTCTCATTTCCGACGGCCAGGGATCGGATGAGGAAACCCGTGCGATCCTCAGCCGCATCGCCGCGCACAACGACGTGGTGGTCGCGCTGGTGCATGATCCGCTGGAGGGAGAGCTCCCCACCGCGGGGAATCGTGTTTTCGCCAGCGGTGGCCTCCAACTGGAGGTGGATACCTCGGACGCCGCGCTGCGCGAAACCTTCCGCGAGGACTTCCAGAAACACCTCGAAACCGCCCGGCGCTACCTGCTCCAGCGCGAGGTGCCGCTGCTTCCGGTCAGCACCGCATCCGATGTCGCCCCGCAGATCCGGAGATTGCTGGGAACCCGCGTCCGCCGATGA
- a CDS encoding glycosyltransferase produces MISLSDTPSPAGPAASLTATLEKVIWQVCKSPDHLPEEYGECRRTWLDHNPGWRLELVSNSESRSLFAELLPEYLDVFDSLPLGVMQADMWRYGVLLVHGGFYADVDTYCLTPIGTWLPPEDEGMLHLSGEGGTPWFCQWVIPSPAGHPVLRVVLDLIAERVRADGGVDLERDDCVHYYTGPEVWSEAVRRTLGTDLSIEEIRENQHLARSAGVIVHPTRFFAHQVVRHGYASFTWGRRGYVSWRDDIRSRFLEHSEPRAALLKTLFIPRACPWLKRYGAENDAAFVLSEEILGKSAYLLALGKDTEFNRQVASAGTRVISTQDLPAGTAEGLEPWVEACGRLVRDMPEDGATARPDLPDFSMKMDVEGREYGLLDDCPPEVLGRCAQLAIEFHHLPNCGVLDGVGSRYSWETREAVVRKLLETHHLVHLHANNYGGLIHGFPEVVECLFVNKKWFSAEPAVWATASPRAELDRPNRRHHPELVLAWWMDQGCGTPRRSISAA; encoded by the coding sequence ATGATCTCCCTATCTGACACGCCATCGCCCGCCGGACCCGCCGCCTCCCTGACCGCAACCCTCGAAAAGGTCATCTGGCAGGTATGCAAATCACCGGACCATCTCCCCGAGGAATATGGGGAATGCCGCCGGACCTGGCTCGATCACAATCCGGGATGGCGTCTCGAACTCGTCTCCAATTCGGAGAGCCGCTCGCTGTTCGCGGAGCTTCTGCCGGAATATCTCGATGTGTTCGACTCATTGCCGCTCGGCGTCATGCAGGCGGACATGTGGCGCTACGGCGTGCTGCTGGTCCACGGTGGTTTCTATGCGGATGTGGATACCTATTGCCTCACGCCCATCGGCACGTGGCTCCCTCCGGAGGACGAGGGCATGCTCCACCTCTCCGGCGAGGGCGGGACACCATGGTTCTGCCAATGGGTGATCCCGTCTCCGGCGGGACACCCGGTTCTCCGGGTGGTGCTCGATCTGATCGCCGAACGCGTCCGGGCGGACGGTGGCGTGGACCTGGAGCGGGACGACTGCGTCCACTACTACACCGGGCCGGAGGTCTGGTCGGAAGCGGTCCGGCGGACGCTTGGCACGGATCTGTCGATCGAGGAAATACGGGAGAACCAACATCTCGCCAGATCCGCCGGCGTCATCGTGCACCCGACGCGGTTTTTCGCCCATCAGGTGGTGCGCCACGGCTACGCGTCATTCACCTGGGGACGGCGGGGATACGTTTCATGGCGGGATGACATCCGGAGCAGGTTCCTTGAACACAGTGAACCCCGTGCCGCGCTCCTTAAAACGTTGTTCATTCCGCGCGCCTGTCCCTGGTTGAAACGCTACGGCGCGGAAAACGACGCGGCGTTCGTGCTCAGCGAGGAAATTCTGGGGAAAAGCGCCTACCTGCTCGCTCTGGGAAAAGACACGGAATTCAACCGGCAGGTAGCTTCCGCCGGGACGAGGGTCATTTCCACGCAGGATCTCCCGGCCGGGACGGCGGAAGGGCTGGAGCCATGGGTGGAGGCATGCGGCAGGCTCGTGCGGGACATGCCGGAGGACGGGGCAACGGCCCGCCCGGATCTCCCGGATTTTTCAATGAAGATGGATGTGGAGGGGCGCGAATATGGGCTGCTGGACGATTGTCCGCCGGAAGTGCTCGGACGCTGCGCCCAACTCGCCATCGAGTTCCATCACCTGCCGAACTGCGGAGTGCTCGACGGGGTGGGAAGCAGGTATTCCTGGGAAACCCGCGAGGCGGTGGTGAGGAAACTGCTGGAGACCCACCACCTCGTCCACCTGCACGCCAACAACTACGGCGGACTCATCCATGGTTTTCCCGAGGTGGTGGAATGCCTGTTCGTGAACAAGAAATGGTTCTCCGCCGAGCCTGCGGTCTGGGCCACCGCCAGTCCCCGGGCGGAGCTCGACCGACCGAACCGCCGCCATCACCCGGAGCTGGTCCTCGCCTGGTGGATGGACCAGGGCTGCGGGACACCCCGTCGATCCATCTCCGCCGCCTGA
- a CDS encoding tetratricopeptide repeat protein produces MKRALQTAALLLAITLGAGSLRNPQFWESDDRRGDRLMRRHLYQQAAVAYQDAFRRGVAQYRDGQFEAAAGTFARVPGAEGFYNAANAWLMHGQYERAIATYDRALSIRPHWKEAEENKAIAIARHDRMDASGKNRDQESADAYDPDEIVTDGKGGNENDKDREPLDGDASDAALQATWLRSVKTTPAQFLKAKFAWQAQARTSQAPPPP; encoded by the coding sequence ATGAAACGCGCCCTCCAGACCGCGGCTCTCCTCCTTGCCATCACGCTTGGCGCGGGTTCGTTGCGGAACCCGCAGTTCTGGGAATCGGACGACCGGCGCGGTGACCGGCTGATGCGGCGACATCTCTATCAGCAGGCGGCTGTCGCTTATCAGGACGCCTTCCGCAGGGGCGTGGCCCAATATCGCGACGGACAGTTCGAGGCGGCGGCGGGCACGTTCGCCCGCGTCCCGGGAGCGGAGGGATTCTACAACGCCGCCAACGCATGGCTGATGCACGGCCAGTATGAACGCGCCATCGCGACCTATGACCGCGCGCTCTCCATCCGCCCACACTGGAAGGAGGCGGAGGAAAACAAGGCGATCGCCATCGCCCGCCATGACCGCATGGACGCCTCGGGGAAGAACCGCGATCAGGAATCTGCCGATGCCTATGACCCGGACGAAATCGTGACGGATGGGAAAGGCGGCAACGAAAACGACAAGGACCGTGAACCCTTGGACGGAGACGCCTCCGACGCCGCCCTGCAAGCCACCTGGCTGCGCAGCGTGAAGACAACTCCGGCGCAGTTCCTCAAGGCGAAGTTCGCCTGGCAGGCCCAGGCAAGGACCTCCCAAGCCCCTCCCCCACCATGA
- a CDS encoding VWA domain-containing protein, protein MIHDFHFLRPAWFFALAPLALLLWGMRRSSDAGMPWRGIIADHLAPYLLQAGASEKRDGPWWLILCGWLVAVVVLAGPSWRREPSPFADDVAALAVVIRISPSMRTEDIAPDRLTRSVQKVHDLLSRRGGSKTALIAYAGSAHLVMPATTDAAIVESFAAALDPSIMPEEGDAAAEALAMASASLREAGGGSILWITDEVASGEIPAIQKWSGSTGHAVRLLAPLPDTRPLEAAASAADAEVVLLRPDDSDIDALERAAKFAPAVTGGGDTRWSDGGYLLVPLLLLLIQPFFRRGWMVPIAAKA, encoded by the coding sequence ATGATCCATGACTTCCATTTCCTCCGCCCGGCGTGGTTTTTCGCCCTCGCTCCCCTCGCCCTGCTGCTGTGGGGCATGCGCCGTTCGTCGGATGCCGGCATGCCATGGCGCGGCATCATCGCGGACCATCTGGCCCCCTATCTCCTCCAGGCGGGAGCATCGGAAAAACGCGACGGACCGTGGTGGCTCATCCTGTGCGGCTGGCTGGTCGCGGTGGTCGTCCTGGCCGGACCGTCGTGGCGGAGGGAACCCTCGCCCTTCGCCGACGATGTGGCGGCCCTCGCCGTGGTCATCCGCATTTCCCCATCCATGCGCACGGAGGACATCGCTCCGGACCGTCTCACCCGATCGGTCCAGAAGGTTCACGATCTCCTGTCGCGCCGGGGAGGCTCGAAGACCGCTCTCATCGCCTACGCCGGCAGCGCCCATCTGGTCATGCCCGCCACCACGGACGCGGCCATCGTGGAAAGCTTCGCCGCGGCGCTTGATCCTTCCATCATGCCGGAGGAGGGCGACGCGGCGGCGGAGGCCCTGGCCATGGCCTCGGCTTCATTGAGGGAAGCCGGGGGAGGTTCCATCCTCTGGATCACCGACGAGGTCGCGTCCGGAGAAATTCCGGCCATTCAAAAATGGAGCGGAAGCACGGGACATGCGGTCAGGCTGCTCGCGCCGCTTCCGGACACCCGTCCTCTCGAAGCCGCCGCCTCCGCTGCAGACGCGGAGGTGGTCCTCCTGCGCCCGGACGATTCCGACATCGACGCCCTCGAACGTGCCGCGAAATTCGCTCCGGCGGTGACGGGCGGCGGCGACACGCGCTGGAGCGATGGCGGCTACCTGCTGGTCCCGCTTCTCCTGCTTCTGATCCAACCCTTTTTCCGCAGGGGCTGGATGGTTCCCATCGCCGCCAAAGCATGA
- a CDS encoding BatD family protein, translating to MMRLLIILLLSMPFTRGEEEPFARARIGTEGEIWTGQKVTLVVELLAPGYFTGAPAFDLPKIPGCLIVPPVSSPVVSSETRGDRTFTLQRHELMVFPHRPGKIEIPPFQARFSFKRAPLDKDPVAASVSVAALAFEVSVPPGDAARATVTSADLKVSESWSSEPGKRAKPGDAFVRTITWSASDLTGMAFPPFPDDRIPGLAIYRKPPFVEDASDRGELRGGRVDVITYVCKGGGNFVIPAYRVRWWDPAKKSLQTVEFPPRAFTVFVPPPPPEPFSRRASRYLRAHGRETALGLASLILAVSTFRLWWPVVVRFQQRLRPRHLPPLNPFPSP from the coding sequence ATGATGCGGCTCCTCATCATCCTGTTGCTCTCCATGCCATTCACCCGTGGCGAAGAAGAACCCTTCGCCCGGGCCCGCATCGGCACGGAAGGAGAAATCTGGACCGGCCAGAAGGTCACGCTCGTGGTGGAACTTCTCGCCCCGGGCTATTTTACGGGAGCCCCCGCATTCGACCTGCCGAAGATTCCCGGCTGCCTGATCGTCCCACCCGTCAGCTCTCCCGTGGTGAGCAGTGAAACCCGGGGTGACCGGACATTCACCCTCCAGCGTCACGAACTCATGGTGTTCCCCCACCGCCCGGGGAAAATCGAAATCCCTCCGTTCCAGGCGCGGTTCTCTTTCAAGCGGGCGCCCTTGGACAAGGATCCCGTCGCGGCATCCGTGTCGGTCGCCGCCCTTGCTTTCGAAGTCTCAGTGCCTCCGGGGGATGCCGCGCGGGCGACGGTGACTTCGGCGGATCTCAAGGTATCGGAATCATGGAGCTCCGAGCCGGGAAAGCGGGCGAAGCCGGGCGATGCCTTTGTCCGAACCATCACCTGGTCCGCATCGGATCTCACCGGCATGGCATTCCCGCCGTTTCCGGACGACAGGATCCCGGGCCTCGCCATCTACCGCAAGCCGCCCTTCGTGGAGGATGCCAGCGACCGTGGCGAACTCCGGGGCGGCCGGGTGGATGTGATCACCTACGTCTGCAAGGGCGGAGGAAATTTTGTCATTCCGGCCTACCGGGTGCGTTGGTGGGATCCGGCGAAAAAATCGCTGCAGACCGTGGAGTTCCCGCCGCGCGCCTTCACGGTTTTCGTCCCTCCCCCGCCCCCCGAACCATTTTCCCGCAGGGCTTCGCGTTATCTCCGCGCCCATGGACGGGAAACCGCCCTCGGGCTGGCGTCGCTCATCCTGGCCGTTTCCACCTTCCGTCTCTGGTGGCCCGTCGTCGTCCGTTTTCAACAACGCCTGCGGCCCCGCCATCTTCCACCCTTGAACCCGTTCCCTTCCCCATGA
- a CDS encoding DUF4381 domain-containing protein, translating to MKEDPASLDRLHDLVLPPPVPWWPPAPGWMILLAVLAVLCLMFLVSRFMRWQADRYRREALALLDDPATPPAEWSAILKRAALAAWPREQTAHLTGKDWLAFLDRTAGMDLFLKGPARHLESIAFAPAGQADLVRLKTAAREWIIRHRKEVAP from the coding sequence ATGAAAGAAGACCCCGCCAGTCTGGACCGCCTGCACGATCTGGTGCTTCCGCCGCCGGTGCCGTGGTGGCCGCCCGCGCCCGGCTGGATGATCCTGCTGGCGGTTCTCGCGGTCCTTTGCCTGATGTTCCTGGTCTCCCGTTTCATGAGGTGGCAGGCGGATCGTTACCGGCGCGAGGCGCTGGCCCTGCTGGATGATCCCGCCACGCCGCCCGCCGAGTGGTCCGCCATCCTCAAGCGTGCGGCGCTGGCCGCGTGGCCTCGCGAGCAGACCGCGCATCTGACGGGAAAGGACTGGCTGGCATTTCTGGACCGCACCGCGGGAATGGATTTGTTTTTGAAGGGACCCGCCCGTCATTTGGAAAGCATCGCCTTCGCGCCCGCCGGGCAGGCGGATCTCGTGCGGCTGAAGACCGCGGCACGCGAGTGGATCATCCGCCACCGGAAGGAGGTGGCGCCGTGA
- a CDS encoding AAA family ATPase: protein MSAREKILDLKQRVAASIIGQDAVIERLLIALLTNGNVLMEGLPGLAKTRAIKTLAMNIESRFSRIQFTPDLLPADVTGSDIYFEEGGKGRFQFQEGPIFGNLVLADEINRSPAKVQAALLEAMEERQVTVGGTTHKLPELFMVLATQNPIEQEGTYPLPEAQMDRFLMHIFIHQPGDEDELEILRLVRGEDAAGGMKIPAAPVPEQVIFDARKEVGAVKSTEAIDRYIVSIISATRNPGRYDKDLGRWIHVGASPRGTLALDRASRARAWLEGRGHVIPEDVQAVAADCLRHRIIPSYDASAEGKSNDDLLSSLLKLVAVP from the coding sequence ATGAGCGCACGAGAAAAGATCCTCGACCTGAAGCAACGCGTCGCCGCATCGATCATCGGCCAGGACGCGGTGATCGAACGGCTGCTCATCGCGCTCCTCACCAATGGCAACGTCCTGATGGAAGGGCTGCCCGGCCTTGCGAAGACCCGTGCCATCAAGACGCTCGCGATGAACATCGAGAGCCGCTTCAGCCGCATCCAGTTCACGCCGGACCTGCTGCCGGCGGATGTGACCGGATCGGACATCTATTTCGAGGAAGGAGGCAAGGGCCGCTTCCAGTTCCAGGAAGGCCCCATCTTCGGCAACCTCGTCCTGGCGGATGAAATCAACCGCTCGCCCGCCAAGGTGCAGGCGGCGCTGCTGGAGGCGATGGAGGAACGGCAGGTCACCGTCGGCGGAACCACGCACAAGCTGCCGGAGCTTTTCATGGTGCTCGCCACCCAGAACCCCATCGAGCAGGAGGGCACCTACCCGCTGCCGGAAGCGCAGATGGACCGCTTCCTCATGCACATCTTCATCCACCAGCCCGGCGACGAGGATGAGTTGGAAATCCTCCGGCTGGTGCGCGGCGAGGATGCGGCGGGCGGGATGAAAATCCCGGCGGCGCCCGTGCCTGAGCAGGTCATCTTCGACGCGCGCAAGGAGGTCGGCGCGGTGAAATCCACCGAAGCGATCGACCGCTACATCGTCTCGATCATTTCCGCGACACGGAATCCCGGCAGGTATGACAAGGACCTCGGCCGCTGGATCCATGTGGGCGCGAGTCCCCGGGGCACCCTGGCGCTGGACCGCGCCTCCCGCGCCCGGGCCTGGTTGGAAGGACGCGGCCACGTCATCCCGGAGGACGTCCAGGCCGTCGCGGCGGACTGCCTTCGCCACCGCATCATTCCCAGCTACGACGCCAGCGCGGAAGGGAAGAGCAATGACGACTTGCTTTCCTCCCTGCTCAAACTGGTGGCCGTCCCATGA
- a CDS encoding DUF1254 domain-containing protein produces the protein MKTRTFLGAFSAASALLVPLPSGAQTFEFKGGYPTQETVRKAYDSLDLNRAIQAYRIFYPTVSGYAILKGNEKLGIFPNKSSGTLDTQPRHVGYTLNSDTPYAPLFLDLTDGPMVVELPAGPLICIAMDLNQRWVADLGVPGPSAGKGDKVVFLPPGYKGGDPAGYRVARSTTFRMLVGVRSLPVGGNVPEAVERIKTIKVRPLDGEPDKSESDWKDLTPIPQDTTPLAWETNFQYWQALNDVVQSEPPFDGYRDAYGELAALGIEKGRPFEPDSRMKDILTEAARTANAQMRVESFADRRADRIVWPDRKWEWAALRFEDGDFNATHHVDTYARDKWFFQAIGSSPAMFRRDTKAGSLYWLAQRDRTGAFLEGGKTYKLSVPQPVPAHLFWSVTVYDAETRSQIATEQGKAALRSLFELKDEPQSGVTELHFGPQAPEGQDKVWIRTIPGKGWFAYFRIYGPGEAAFDGTWKPADFEEVK, from the coding sequence ATGAAAACCAGAACCTTCCTCGGCGCGTTCTCCGCCGCCTCGGCCTTGCTCGTTCCGCTACCCTCCGGAGCCCAGACCTTTGAATTCAAGGGCGGCTATCCGACGCAGGAAACGGTCCGAAAGGCTTACGACAGCCTGGACCTGAACCGCGCCATCCAAGCCTACCGGATCTTCTACCCGACGGTGTCCGGCTACGCGATCCTCAAGGGCAACGAGAAGCTCGGCATCTTCCCCAACAAATCTTCGGGAACGCTCGACACGCAGCCCAGGCACGTCGGCTACACGCTCAACTCGGACACCCCTTACGCGCCGCTTTTCCTCGACCTCACGGATGGCCCCATGGTGGTGGAGTTGCCCGCCGGGCCGCTGATCTGCATCGCGATGGACCTCAACCAGCGGTGGGTCGCGGATCTCGGCGTGCCCGGCCCCTCGGCAGGCAAGGGTGACAAGGTGGTCTTCCTCCCTCCCGGCTACAAGGGCGGGGACCCCGCGGGCTACCGGGTCGCGCGTTCCACGACGTTCCGGATGCTGGTCGGCGTGCGTTCCCTGCCCGTGGGTGGAAACGTCCCCGAGGCGGTCGAACGCATCAAGACGATCAAGGTCCGTCCGCTGGATGGAGAACCGGACAAGAGTGAATCCGATTGGAAGGACCTGACGCCCATTCCCCAGGACACCACCCCGCTCGCGTGGGAAACCAATTTCCAGTATTGGCAGGCATTGAATGATGTCGTGCAGAGCGAGCCTCCCTTCGACGGATATCGTGACGCCTATGGCGAGCTGGCCGCGCTGGGGATCGAAAAGGGCAGGCCCTTCGAACCGGACTCCCGGATGAAGGACATCCTCACGGAAGCCGCCCGGACCGCGAACGCGCAGATGCGCGTGGAGTCCTTCGCGGACCGCCGCGCCGACCGCATCGTCTGGCCGGACCGGAAATGGGAGTGGGCCGCGCTCCGTTTCGAGGACGGCGATTTCAACGCCACCCACCACGTGGACACCTATGCCAGGGACAAGTGGTTCTTCCAGGCCATCGGCTCCTCGCCCGCCATGTTCCGGCGGGACACGAAGGCCGGCTCGCTTTACTGGCTGGCCCAGCGCGACCGGACCGGGGCATTTCTGGAGGGTGGCAAAACCTACAAACTCTCCGTCCCGCAACCGGTGCCCGCGCACCTTTTCTGGTCGGTCACGGTCTATGATGCCGAGACCCGCAGCCAGATCGCGACGGAACAGGGCAAAGCCGCCCTGCGGTCCCTCTTCGAACTCAAGGACGAGCCGCAAAGCGGCGTGACGGAGCTTCATTTCGGACCTCAGGCTCCGGAGGGACAAGACAAGGTATGGATCAGGACGATCCCCGGCAAGGGATGGTTCGCCTACTTCCGCATCTACGGACCCGGAGAAGCCGCGTTCGATGGAACCTGGAAACCCGCCGACTTCGAGGAGGTGAAATGA
- a CDS encoding esterase/lipase family protein translates to MNPPRFIAPLSIVFLLCHCASTTSVKNHVPRPPEDVPAEVAEENRRTMALAKRDPAGSLGFALSSARAMENRIMAGDRSPATFNAYNYAVARAVDAIDKAGLDPWAAPVLVPGTGGAWRLRASLARPEPRLTPSNYRMISVDAFNVGGTYFKTLEKKDGVGAPVAVVVKHPDKSLKHTLSETTMYGTATVTISFQGDRADLVLHESLREDEVTLKGRTFPLAADYSTPLALLLDHQKVEKLGLVRLLDPERYADTARLTRLQLYDPERVPVLLVHGLDSTPATWTPMLNELRADPVIRKRCQFWVFSYPSGYPYPYSATLLRRQLDAIGRQFPGHKPVVMLGHSMGGDIARLMLTDSGDTLWRAYFGKPPEETVIPGKFRGQLEETLVFRHRQDISRTIFISTPHRGSEIAINSFGRLFSRLVRVPRLLADTRDALVNVITLDATALTLDRAPSSIDTLAPNNRFVKAIGKIPIAREEKYHSIIGDRGKGDTPHSSDGVVPYWSSHLDGALSEKIVPSGHSAHQNPQAIAEVRRILLLHLRDAP, encoded by the coding sequence ATGAACCCACCGAGATTCATCGCCCCGCTTTCGATCGTATTCCTGCTCTGCCATTGCGCCTCCACCACCTCGGTGAAAAACCACGTGCCGCGTCCTCCGGAGGACGTGCCTGCGGAGGTCGCGGAAGAGAACCGCCGGACCATGGCACTGGCAAAACGCGATCCCGCCGGCTCGCTGGGTTTCGCGCTCTCCTCCGCCCGTGCCATGGAGAACCGCATCATGGCCGGCGATCGTTCGCCCGCCACGTTCAACGCCTACAACTACGCCGTGGCCCGTGCCGTGGATGCCATCGACAAGGCCGGGCTCGATCCATGGGCCGCTCCTGTCCTCGTTCCGGGGACCGGCGGCGCATGGCGGCTGCGTGCCAGCCTCGCCCGGCCAGAGCCCCGCCTGACGCCTTCCAACTACCGGATGATTTCCGTCGATGCCTTCAACGTCGGCGGCACCTATTTCAAGACCCTCGAAAAAAAGGATGGCGTGGGCGCGCCTGTCGCGGTGGTGGTGAAACACCCCGACAAGAGCCTCAAGCATACCCTCAGCGAGACCACCATGTACGGGACCGCCACCGTGACGATATCCTTCCAGGGCGACCGCGCCGACCTCGTCCTCCACGAAAGCCTCCGCGAGGACGAGGTAACCCTCAAGGGCCGCACATTCCCCCTCGCGGCGGACTACAGCACGCCGCTGGCCCTGCTGCTGGATCACCAGAAGGTGGAGAAACTCGGCCTCGTGCGGCTGCTCGATCCCGAGCGCTACGCGGACACCGCCCGCCTCACCCGGCTCCAGCTCTACGATCCCGAACGTGTTCCCGTCCTGCTGGTCCATGGACTGGACTCCACCCCCGCGACCTGGACCCCGATGCTGAACGAACTCCGGGCGGACCCCGTCATCCGCAAGCGATGCCAGTTCTGGGTCTTCAGCTATCCGAGCGGCTACCCCTATCCCTACTCCGCCACCCTCCTGCGCCGCCAGCTCGACGCCATCGGCAGACAATTCCCGGGCCACAAGCCCGTCGTCATGCTCGGCCACAGCATGGGGGGAGACATCGCCCGGCTGATGCTCACCGATTCCGGCGACACCCTCTGGCGGGCTTATTTCGGCAAACCTCCGGAAGAAACGGTCATCCCCGGGAAATTCCGCGGCCAGCTTGAGGAAACGCTGGTCTTCAGGCATCGCCAGGACATCTCCCGCACCATCTTCATCTCCACCCCCCACCGTGGCAGCGAGATCGCCATCAACTCCTTCGGCCGCTTGTTCTCGCGCCTCGTCCGCGTCCCGAGACTGCTGGCGGACACCCGCGACGCATTGGTGAATGTGATCACCCTGGACGCCACCGCCCTCACGCTGGACCGCGCGCCCAGCAGCATCGACACGCTGGCACCCAACAACCGGTTTGTGAAAGCCATCGGCAAAATCCCCATCGCCCGGGAGGAGAAATACCACTCCATCATCGGAGACCGCGGCAAGGGCGACACTCCTCATTCCAGCGACGGAGTGGTGCCCTACTGGAGTTCCCATCTCGACGGCGCCCTCTCCGAAAAAATCGTCCCCTCCGGCCACAGCGCCCACCAGAACCCGCAAGCCATCGCCGAAGTCCGCCGCATCCTCCTGCTGCACTTGAGGGACGCACCTTGA